One genomic region from Camelus bactrianus isolate YW-2024 breed Bactrian camel chromosome 3, ASM4877302v1, whole genome shotgun sequence encodes:
- the LOC105065491 gene encoding protocadherin gamma-A7 translates to MAALQRHRHHGGLVLLFLLLRTLWGAGAGPIRYSIPEELDKGSFVGNIAKDLGLELRELAGRGVRVVSRGRTQLFALNMQSGNLITAGRIDREELCAQSVPCLVSFNILVEDKLNLYPVEVEIVDINDNAPRFLREELEVKIIENAALSSRFPLMEVFDPDVGVNSLQGFKLSGNSHFSVDVRSKDDGLKYPELVLEGALDREGEAIHHLVLTAIDGGDPVLSGVARILVTVLDANDNAPVFTQPVYRVSVPENLPVGTTVLSVNATDQDEGVHAEVTYSFVRIAEKISKTFCLNVFTGEISTSANLDYEDSSFYELDVEARDRPGLLDRAKVLVTILDVNDNVPEVVVTSGSRSVAENTPPGTVIALFQVYDRDSGLNGLVTCSIPRSLPFELEKSIDNYYQLVTNTVLDREQVSLYNITVTATDKGMPPLSTETLISLNVADTNDNPPAFLHSSYSVYIPENNARGASIFSITAHDPDSHENAQITYSLSEGTIQGVPISSYISINSDTGILYALHSFDYEQFRDLQLRVTASDSGDPPLSSNVSLSIFVLDQNDNTPEILYPTFPTDGSTGVELAPRSAEPGYLVTKVVAVDRDSGQNAWLSYRLLKASEPGLFAVGLHTGEVRTARALLDRDALKQSLVVAVQDHGQPPLSATVTLTVAVADSIPDVLADLGSLEVPQDSDASGLTLYLVVAVAAVSCVFLVFVIMLLALRLRRWHTSRVLQASGGGLAGVPASQFVGVDGVRAFLQTYSHEVSLTADSRKSHVIFPQPNYADTLISQESCGKSEPLLIQEDSDFYKEQDSLVQLCGRNFVFFLPAEAQRNARLRQTLFQAALSSGLYSIGFWVPFPNTERSTQIYRHPEAQQELVQCLKISRARMAARQRGGDYRGFILLSILLGTQREVFAGRILYSVLEETDTGSFVGNIAKDLGLEPQELTERGVRIVSRGRTQLFALSPRSGSLVTAGRIDREELCAQTAQCLVNFNILMEDKMNLYPIEVEIMDVNDNTPTFLTEEMNVKIMENTAPGVRFPLIEARDLDVGTNSLQSYHLNPSHHFSLVVQTGDDGTKYPELVLERVLDREEVAAHHLLLTATDGGDPPRSGTARVQVTVVDVNDHAPVFSLPQYEVTVPENVPVGTKLLTVNAIDLDEGVNGEVMYSFRKITPKILQIFQLNSHTGELSTAEGLDYEESGYYEMEVQAQDGPGSTTRAKVLITVLDVNDNAPEVTVTSVSSPIPEDTPPGTVVALFYLQDRDSGRNGQVTCTISENLPFKLERSIDNYYRLVTAKKLDWEKFSVYNITLKATDSGTPPLSMEIHISMSVADTNDNPPAFLHSSYSVYIPENNARGASIFSVTAHDPDSDENARVTYSLSEDTIQGVPISSYISINSDTGILYALHSFDYEQFRDLQLRVTASDSGDPPLSSNVSLSIFVLDQNDNTPEILYPTFPTDGSTGVELAPRSAEPGYLVTKVVAVDRDSGQNAWLSYRLLKASEPGLFAVGLHTGEVRTARALLDRDALKQSLVVAVQDHGQPPLSATVTLTVAVADSIPDVLADLGSLEVPQDSDASGLTLYLVVAVAAVSCVFLAFVIMLLALRLRRWHTSRVLQASGGGLAGVPASQFVGVDGVRAFLQTYSHEVSLTADSRKSHVIFPQPNYADTLISQESCGKKDPLLTSVDFQEYKDGTQNIQQAPPNTDWRFSQAQRPGTSGSQNGDETGTWPNNQFDTEMLQAMILASASEAADGSSTLGGGAGTMGLSARYGPQFTLQHVPDYRQNVYIPGSNATLTNAAGKRDGKTPASGNGNKKKSGKKEKK, encoded by the exons ATGGCGGCTCTGCAAAGGCACCGGCACCACGGCGGGTTagtcctcctcttcctgctcctgAGGACCCTAtggggggccggggccgggccgaTCCGTTACTCCATTCCTGAGGAGCTGGACAAAGGCTCCTTCGTGGGCAACATCGCCAAGGATCTCGGGCTGGAGCTCCGGGAACTGGCAGGGCGCGGAGTCCGCGTCGTCTCCAGAGGTAGGACACAGCTTTTCGCTCTGAACATGCAAAGCGGCAACTTGATCACCGCGGGCAGGATAGACCGGGAGGAGCTCTGCGCGCAGAGCGTGCCCTGTCTGGTGAGTTTTAACATCCTCGTTGAGGATAAATTGAATCTTTATCCCGTAGAAGTGGAAATAGTGGACATTAATGACAATGCACCCCGATTCTTACGGGAAGAATTGGAAGTGAAAATTATCGAAAACGCAGCCCTATCCTCTCGGTTTCCACTAATGGAGGTCTTTGACCCGGATGTGGGAGTGAACTCTCTCCAGGGCTTCAAGCTTAGCGGGAACAGTCATTTCTCAGTGGATGTGCGAAGCAAAGACGATGGGCTCAAATACCCTGAGCTGGTGCTGGAGGGGGCCCTGGATCGGGAGGGAGAGGCCATTCACCACCTGGTCCTTACTGCCATCGATGGTGGTGACCCTGTCCTCTCAGGTGTGGCTCGAATTCTGGTAACTGTCCTAGATGCAAATGACAATGCTCCGGTGTTTACTCAGCCTGTGTACCGTGTGAGTGTTCCTGAAAACCTGCCAGTAGGTACAACAGTGTTATCGGTAAATGCCACGGACCAGGATGAAGGAGTCCATGCAGAAGTAACATATTCTTTTGTGAGGATAGCAGAAAAGATCTCAAAGACTTTCTGCTTGAATGTTTTCACTGGAGAAATATCAACTTCTGCAAATCTAGACTATGAGGACTCTAGCTTTTATGAGCTGGATGTTGAAGCCCGGGATCGGCCAGGTCTACTagacagagcaaaagttttagtAACTATCTTGGATGTGAATGACAATGTGCCAGAAGTGGTAGTTACATCTGGAAGCAGATCAGTTGCTGAAAATACACCTCCAGGAACAGTGATCGCTCTTTTTCAAGTATACGATCGAGACTCTGGGCTGAATGGCCTGGTAACGTGTTCTATCCCAAGAAGTCTGCCATTTGAACTGGAAAAATCCATAGACAATTATTATCAATTAGTGACCAATACAGTTCTAGATCGAGAGCAAGTGTCCTTGTACAACATCACTGTGACAGCCACAGACAAAGGAATGCCGCCCCTGTCTACAGAAACTCTCATCTCCCTAAACGTGGCAGACACCAATGACAACCCACCTGCCTTCCTCCACTCCTCCTACTCTGTCTACATCCCTGAAAACAACGCCAGAGGGGCCTCCATCTTCTCCATAACTGCACATGACCCTGACAGCCATGAGAATGCCCAGATCACATACTCTCTTTCTGAAGGCACCATCCAGGGGGTACCTATCTCTTCATACATCTCCATCAACTCTGACACCGGCATCCTATATGCATTGCACTCCTTCGACTATGAGCAGTTCCGTGACCTGCAATTGAGAGTGACTGCAAGTGACAGTGGGGACCCACCACTCAGCAGTAATGTGTCACTGAGCATATTCGTGCTGGACCAGAATGACAACACACCTGAGATTCTGTATCCCACCTTCCCCACTGACGGTTCCACGGGGGTGGAGCTGGCACCTCGCTCTGCAGAGCCCGGCTACCTGGTGACCAAGGTGGTGGCGGTGGACAGAGACTCAGGCCAGAACGCCTGGCTGTCCTATCGCCTGCTCAAGGCCAGCGAGCCAGGGCTCTTCGCGGTGGGGCTGCACACGGGCGAGGTGCGCACAGCGCGGGCCCTGCTGGACAGAGATGCGCTCAAGCAGAGCCTGGTGGTGGCAGTGCAGGACCATGGGCAGCCCCCTCTCTCTGCCACTGTCACGCTCACGGTGGCCGTGGCTGACAGCATCCCAGACGTCCTGGCTGACTTGGGCAGCCTGGAAGTCCCACAGGACTCTGATGCTTCAGGCCTCACGCTGTACCTGGTGGTGGCGGTGGCCGCGGTCTCCTGCGTCTTCCTGGTCTTTGTCATCATGCTGCTGGCGCTCAGGCTGAGGCGCTGGCACACGTCGCGCGTGCTGCAGGCTTCAGGAGGCGGACTGGCGGGCGTACCCGCCTCTCAGTTCGTGGGCGTGGACGGGGTGCGGGCTTTCCTGCAGACCTATTCCCACGAGGTGTCGCTCACCGCGGACTCGCGGAAGAGTCACGTGATCTTCCCGCAGCCCAACTACGCGGACACGCTCATCAGCCAGGAGAGCTGTGGGAAAAGCGAGCCTCTTTTGATTCAGGAAGATTCAGATTTTTATAAAGAGCAAGATTCCCTTGTTCAG CTATGTGgaaggaactttgttttctttctaccaGCTGAAG CACAAAGAAACGCCAGATTGAGACAAACTCTGTTTCAAGCTGCACTAAGCTCGGGCCTCTATAGTATTGGATTCTGGGTTCCTTTTCCAAACACAGAGCGCTCCACGCAGATATACCGGCATCCAGAAGCACAACAAGAGCTGGTCCAGTGTCTAAAGATCAGCAGGGCAAGAATGGCGGCTCGGCAGAGGGGCGGAGATTACAGAGGATTCAtccttctctccatcctcctGGGGACCCAGAGGGAAGTCTTTGCAGGACGTATTCTCTACTCCGTGCTGGAGGAGACAGACACGGGTTCTTTTGTGGGTAATATCGCCAAGGATCTGGGACTGGAGCCCCAGGAGCTGACGGAGCGCGGAGTCCGTATCGTCTCCAGAGGTAGGACGCAGCTCTTTGCTCTGAGCCCGAGAAGCGGCAGCTTAGTCACCGCGGGCAGGATAGACCGGGAGGAGCTCTGCGCACAGACTGCGCAGTGTCTGGTGAACTTTAACATCCTGATGGAAGATAAAATGAATCTTTACCCTATAGAAGTGGAAATAATGGATGTTAATGACAACACTCCTACATTCTTGACAGAAGAAATGAATGTAAAAATAATGGAGAATACAGCTCCTGGGGTGCGGTTTCCCTTAATAGAGGCTAGGGATCTGGATGTGGGCACAAACTCCCTCCAGAGCTACCATCTCAACCCCAGTCATCACTTCTCTCTTGTTGTGCAAACTGGAGACGATGGAACTAAATATCCGGAATTAGTGCTGGAGCGTGTGCTGGACCGGGAGGAAGTGGCAGctcaccacctcctcctcacagccACAGACGGCGGTGACCCACCACGATCTGGAACTGCCCGCGTCCAAGTAACAGTGGTAGATGTAAATGATCATGCGCCAGTCTTCTCTTTGCCCCAGTATGAAGTAACTGTCCCTGAGAACGTGCCAGTGGGCACAAAATTACTCACGGTAAACGCTATAGACCTGGATGAGGGAGTCAATGGGGAAGTGATGTATTCTTTTAGGAAAATAACTCCAAAAATTCTACAGATATTCCAGCTGAATTCCCACACAGGAGAATTGTCAACTGCAGAAGGCCTAGATTATGAAGAATCCGGCTACTATGAAATGGAAGTTCAAGCTCAGGACGGTCCTGGTAGTACGACAAGGGCTAAAGTATTGATCACAGTTTTAGATGTGAATGACAATGCCCCAGAAGTGACTGTAACATCTGTAAGTAGCCCAATCCCTGAAGACACACCTCCTGGAACAGTAGTTGCTCTTTTCTACCTTCAAGACAGAGATTCTGGGAGGAATGGCCAAGTGACCTGCACTATTTCAGAAAATCTACCTTTTAAATTAGAAAGATCAATAGACAATTATTACAGATTGGTGACAGCAAAAAAACTAGACTGGGAAAAATTCTCTGTGTATAACATCACACTGAAAGCCACAGATAGTGGAACACCACCCTTATCCATGGAAATTCACATCTCCATGAGTGTGGCAGATACCAATGACAACCCACCTGCCTTCCTCCACTCCTCCTACTCTGTCTACATCCCTGAAAACAACGCCAGAGGGGCCTCCATCTTCTCTGTGACTGCACACGACCCTGACAGCGATGAGAATGCCCGTGTCACGTACTCCCTGTCTGAGGACACCATCCAGGGGGTACCTATCTCTTCATACATCTCCATCAACTCTGACACCGGCATCCTATATGCATTGCACTCCTTCGACTATGAGCAGTTCCGTGACCTGCAATTGAGAGTGACTGCAAGTGACAGTGGGGACCCACCACTCAGCAGTAATGTGTCACTGAGCATATTCGTGCTGGACCAGAATGACAACACACCTGAGATTCTGTATCCCACCTTCCCCACTGACGGTTCCACGGGGGTGGAGCTGGCACCTCGCTCTGCAGAGCCCGGCTACCTGGTGACCAAGGTGGTGGCGGTGGACAGAGACTCAGGCCAGAACGCCTGGCTGTCCTACCGCCTGCTCAAGGCCAGCGAGCCAGGGCTCTTCGCGGTGGGGCTGCACACGGGCGAGGTGCGCACAGCGCGGGCCCTGCTGGACAGAGATGCGCTCAAGCAGAGCCTGGTGGTGGCAGTGCAGGACCATGGGCAGCCCCCTCTCTCTGCCACTGTCACGCTCACGGTGGCCGTGGCTGACAGCATCCCAGACGTCCTGGCTGACTTGGGCAGCCTGGAAGTCCCACAGGACTCTGATGCTTCAGGCCTCACGCTGTACCTGGTGGTGGCGGTGGCCGCGGTCTCCTGTGTCTTCCTGGCCTTTGTCATCATGCTGCTGGCGCTCAGGCTGAGGCGCTGGCACACGTCGCGCGTGCTGCAGGCTTCAGGAGGCGGACTGGCGGGCGTACCCGCCTCTCAGTTTGTGGGCGTGGACGGGGTGCGGGCTTTCCTGCAGACCTATTCCCACGAGGTGTCGCTCACCGCGGACTCGCGGAAGAGTCACGTGATCTTCCCGCAGCCCAACTACGCGGACACGCTCATCAGCCAGGAGAGCTGTGGGAAAAAGGATCCCTTGTTAACATCCGTAGATTTTCAGGAATATAAGGATGGAACCCAAAATATTCAG